GGGTTTGAATTATTATCCGGCCGCGGAACGAAACTGGGTTGCCGGCCTGGAATACGATTTCTGAGGACGCGACTTTGACAGCCCGGCCCTTTTTTGCCATAGTCCAGGCTAATCAGCCCTAACCAGGTCGGGGGATGCCATCCAGCGCATTGCAGCAGTGGCATCCCCCGCCTTTTCTCTTGGAAGCGGTCCCTATGACCCAGCGTCTTCTACCTTTTTTTCTCGTCTTTTTGCTGTGGGCGAGCCCCGCGGTGAGCGCCACCTGGACGGACGCCGTCGGCCGCACGGTGCAGGTGCCTGACCATCCGCAGCGTCTGGTCTCCCTGGTGCCGAGCCTCACGGAGATTCTCTTTGCCCTGAATCTGGGCGACAGGCTGGTCGGGGCGACCCAGTTCTGCACTTACCCTCCCGCCGCCGCCCAGGTGCCGCGCGTCGGCAACTACCTGCAGCCGAGTCTGGAAGCCATCGTCGCCAGCAAACCCGATCTGGTCTTCGCCTCCGCCGACATGGCGGCCCCGGCCCTGGTGGCGCAGCTGGACAAGATGGGGATTGCCACTTTCGTCGTCGCCCCCCGCGATCTGGATTCCACCATCGCCACCATTCGCACCATCGGGTCGGTCCTCGGAGAGGCCGCCACGGCCGACCGTCTGGCCCGCGATATGGAAGAAGCTTTCTGCCGTATTCGTGGGGCCACCGAAAAGCTACCCCGGCCTCGCGTCTTGCTGGCGATTATGGTCAATCCCCTGACGGTAGCCGGTCCCAACACGCTGGGGCACCATCTGATTGAAACAGCCAGGGGGATCAATGTCGTGCCGGATGGACCCGGCCGCTATCCGACCTGGAGCATGGAAGCCGTGCTGGCCGCCGATCCCGATGTCATCATCGTCTCCCCCAACCCCGGCGAGGCCAACCCGGCTGCCCACTTCGCCACCTGGCCGCAACTGCGAGCCGTCAAGGAGAATCGCGTGGTCACCATCCCCGACCCGGACTGGGTCTACCGGCCAGGCCCCCGCCTGGTGCTGGGTCTCGAGGCGATCGCCCGCGCCCTTCACGGCAGCGGACTGCGGCTAGAGGATGCCTCATGCGCGCCCTGACGACACCCTTCCGGAGCCCGGCCTGGCTGCTCATCCTCACCGGCTGTCTGCTTCTCGCCTTCGGCTTTTCTCTATGGGCAGGTCCCCTGCGCATTCCCTTTACCGACATCCTCGCCGTCTTTTTCGGCACGGAAACCGACGCGGCCCAGTCTACCGTCGTACTGAAGATTCGACTCCCCCGGGCCGTGCTGGCCGCGCTGGTCGGCGCGTCGCTCGGCTCGGCCGGCTGTGCTTTTCAGGCGGTACTGCGCAATCCGCTGGCCGATCCGTACGTGCTGGGGGTCTCGGGGGGCGCCGCCCTTGGGGCCGTGGCCGCCATCTCCCTGGGTTTCGCTTCCGCCATGATCCTGCCCGCGGCCGCCTTTGTCGGCGCCATCGGCGCCCTGGCTCTGGTCTATTGGGTGGCCCGCGCCCATCGCAGCACCCCGCACACCCTGATCCTCTCGGGCGTCATGGTCGGCAGTTTTGCGGCGGCCCTGCTCCTTTTTCTGCTCTGGCTGGCCCCGTCAGACCCCGTCCGCTCGGCGATTTTCTGGCTGGCTGGGAATTTGAGTCTGGCCGATCCCAACCTGCTCCCCTGGGCGATGGCCTGGAGCACCCTTGGCTTTGCTGTGCTCTGGCTGCATTTTCCCGCCCTTGACCTGCTGACCCAGGGTGAAGAGGTCGCCGCCGATCTTGGCCTCGCCGTCGGTCGCGCCCGCCTGCTCGTCTTTGTCGCCGCCGGCGCCCTGACCGCCTGCGCCGTGGCCATGGCCGGACTGGTCGGCTTCGTCGGGCTGGTGGTGCCCCACGCGGCCCGCCTCCTCTGGGGCCCCGGTCACCGCCGCCTGTTGCCAGCCTCGGCTCTCTTGGGGGCCGCCTTTCTGTTGGCCGCCGATGCCGTTTCCCGCCAGATTCTCGCCCCGGCCGAAGTGCCCGTCGGTGTGGTGACCGCCCTGCTGGGGGCGCCCTTCTTTCTCTATCTGCTGCGTCGCAGCGAGGGGGGCGCGTGATCCGTACCGAACACCTCGGTTTTGCCTATGGCAAAGAACCGGTGCTGCAGAACCTCGATTTCGAGGTGCGTTCCGGCGAAATTCTGACCATTCTAGGCCCCAACGGCTGCGGCAAATCAACCCTGCTGCGCCTGTTGCGCGGCCTGCTCAAGCCGACGGCTGGCGGCGTCTTCTGGGGTGAACGCCCGGCCCACAGCCTGCGCCGGGTGGAGATGGCCCGCCTGGCCGCCGTCGTCCCCCAGTTCACCGTGGCCCACTTCCCCTACACCGTGCGGCAAATGACCGCCCTGGGGCGTTTTGCCCACGGCACCGCCCTGCGTCCCGAATCGAAGGAAGATCGCCGCGCCATTGAACAGGCCCTGGCCGTCACCGACACCCTGCACCTGGCCGATCGACTCATCACCGGCCTGAGCGGCGGCGAACTGCAGCGCGTCATCCTCGCTCGCGCTCTCGCCCAACAAACGCCGGTGCTGTTCCTGGACGAGGCCACCAGCCATCTCGACCTGGATCATCGTCTGGAGATCGCCGATCTGCTGGTGCGCCTCAACCGCGAACAGGGCACGACCATCGTGCAGATATCCCACGACCTCGACCTCGCCGCCCAGGTTTCCCATCGCCTGATGCTCCTCACCGACCACGGAAGACTGACCGCCCTCGGGCCCCCGGTCGAGGTCCTGACCCCTGCCAATCTGCGCAAGGTCTTCCGCGTCGATCTGCAGGTGGAAACCAACCCCTACACGGGCGCGCCCCGCGTCTTCCCCATCTCCCAGCGGCGGCAATGGAGCAGCGCCCCTCCGCGCCTGCACGTGATCTGCGGGGGCGGGCTCGGCGCCGATACCCTGCGACGGCTGCATGTGGCCGGCTGCGCCCTGTCTGTCGGCCCACTCAACCGTGGCGACTCCGACGCTACTCTTGCTCTCGCCCTTGACCTGGATCCCGTGCTCGAGGAGCCTTTCTGTCCTATCTCTGCCAAAGCCGCCAGCGCCGCCGGCACCCTGGCGCATCAGGCGGCCGCGCTGGTGGTGGCGCCAACCTGGTGGGGGCCGGGCAACCTGATCTGCCTGCAGCTGGCCCTCGATTGCTGCCGGGCTGGCCGACCCGTTTTCCTCATTGACCCGCAACAGGAACGAGACTTTACGGAGGGGAAAGCCTGGAGTCTCACAGAAGAGATCAGGTCGGCGGGAGGTCAGGTGGTGGACGATGTGGAGGAGGTGCTGAAGCACCTGCGGCGGGACGGATAAAAAAGGGGCCAGCGACGTACATGCCGCTGGCCCCTTCCACGTCGTGCATAGTTGGCGGGTTTACCGATCGGTGAAGCGGGGCGGCCGCTTCTCCAGAAAAGCACTCATCCCCTCTTTCTGGTCGTCGGTGGCGAAAGCCAGGGCGAAGAGTTCGGCCTCGTAGGCGCAGGCCCGGTCGAAATCCATTTCCAGTCCATTTTCCACCGCTTGCTTGTTCAATTGCAGAGCAACGCGCCCTTTGGCCGCCATCTTCTCGGCCAGACGCCGGGCTTCTATCAGCAGTTGGTCGGCCGGCACCACCCGGTTGACCAGGCCGATGCGAAAGGCTTCGACGGCGTCGATCCGGTCCCCGGTAAAGAGCATCTCCTTGGCCCTCCCCTTGCCCACCAGCCGAGGCAGCCGCTGGCTCCCACCAAACCCCGGCAGGATGCCGATGTTGATCTCGGGCTGGCCGAAGCTGGCCATCTCGCTGGCCAACCGGATATCGCAGCACAGGGCCAGTTCGCAGCCGCCGCCGAGAGCGAAGCCGTTGACGGCGGCGATAACGGGTTTGGGTCCTTTCTCGATGGCCGCGAAGGTCTTCTGCACCTGCAGGGCCAGGCGGCGGGCCGCCAGAGGGTCGAGCTTCAGCAGACCGCTGATGTCGCCGCCGGCGGCGAAGGATTTCTCTCCG
The sequence above is a segment of the Desulfuromonas sp. KJ2020 genome. Coding sequences within it:
- a CDS encoding ABC transporter substrate-binding protein; protein product: MTQRLLPFFLVFLLWASPAVSATWTDAVGRTVQVPDHPQRLVSLVPSLTEILFALNLGDRLVGATQFCTYPPAAAQVPRVGNYLQPSLEAIVASKPDLVFASADMAAPALVAQLDKMGIATFVVAPRDLDSTIATIRTIGSVLGEAATADRLARDMEEAFCRIRGATEKLPRPRVLLAIMVNPLTVAGPNTLGHHLIETARGINVVPDGPGRYPTWSMEAVLAADPDVIIVSPNPGEANPAAHFATWPQLRAVKENRVVTIPDPDWVYRPGPRLVLGLEAIARALHGSGLRLEDASCAP
- a CDS encoding iron ABC transporter permease encodes the protein MRALTTPFRSPAWLLILTGCLLLAFGFSLWAGPLRIPFTDILAVFFGTETDAAQSTVVLKIRLPRAVLAALVGASLGSAGCAFQAVLRNPLADPYVLGVSGGAALGAVAAISLGFASAMILPAAAFVGAIGALALVYWVARAHRSTPHTLILSGVMVGSFAAALLLFLLWLAPSDPVRSAIFWLAGNLSLADPNLLPWAMAWSTLGFAVLWLHFPALDLLTQGEEVAADLGLAVGRARLLVFVAAGALTACAVAMAGLVGFVGLVVPHAARLLWGPGHRRLLPASALLGAAFLLAADAVSRQILAPAEVPVGVVTALLGAPFFLYLLRRSEGGA
- a CDS encoding ATP-binding cassette domain-containing protein, producing the protein MIRTEHLGFAYGKEPVLQNLDFEVRSGEILTILGPNGCGKSTLLRLLRGLLKPTAGGVFWGERPAHSLRRVEMARLAAVVPQFTVAHFPYTVRQMTALGRFAHGTALRPESKEDRRAIEQALAVTDTLHLADRLITGLSGGELQRVILARALAQQTPVLFLDEATSHLDLDHRLEIADLLVRLNREQGTTIVQISHDLDLAAQVSHRLMLLTDHGRLTALGPPVEVLTPANLRKVFRVDLQVETNPYTGAPRVFPISQRRQWSSAPPRLHVICGGGLGADTLRRLHVAGCALSVGPLNRGDSDATLALALDLDPVLEEPFCPISAKAASAAGTLAHQAAALVVAPTWWGPGNLICLQLALDCCRAGRPVFLIDPQQERDFTEGKAWSLTEEIRSAGGQVVDDVEEVLKHLRRDG
- a CDS encoding enoyl-CoA hydratase-related protein, with the protein product MAFKNLLLEITRGVAVLTLNRPRVLNAMDQETLDELDRAFSELFADEAVRAIVLTGAGEKSFAAGGDISGLLKLDPLAARRLALQVQKTFAAIEKGPKPVIAAVNGFALGGGCELALCCDIRLASEMASFGQPEINIGILPGFGGSQRLPRLVGKGRAKEMLFTGDRIDAVEAFRIGLVNRVVPADQLLIEARRLAEKMAAKGRVALQLNKQAVENGLEMDFDRACAYEAELFALAFATDDQKEGMSAFLEKRPPRFTDR